The following proteins come from a genomic window of Thermofilaceae archaeon:
- a CDS encoding 30S ribosomal protein S3 → MPTLVQTFLERGMQYMELNAYLARKLAHAGYVDVQLFRTPIGTRVVILAERPAMVIGRRGSNIKELQEVLESKFGVDRPQIDVVEVANPDLNAKIVAYGIARAMVRGVRFRRAAFVAIRRVMEAGAKGVEVVISGKLSSERSRFEKYTAGVTYKSGKPSEYVDEAVVQVLLKPGIYGVRVRIMPPIEIPGLIKTSP, encoded by the coding sequence ATGCCCACGCTCGTACAGACGTTCCTGGAGAGAGGGATGCAGTATATGGAGTTGAACGCTTACCTAGCGAGGAAACTAGCACACGCGGGCTACGTGGATGTCCAGCTATTCCGCACGCCTATCGGAACCAGAGTGGTGATCCTCGCGGAAAGGCCTGCAATGGTGATTGGCCGCCGCGGATCGAACATCAAAGAGCTACAGGAAGTGCTAGAGAGCAAGTTCGGCGTGGATAGGCCACAGATAGATGTTGTTGAAGTCGCCAACCCGGACCTCAACGCTAAAATTGTCGCTTACGGTATCGCGCGAGCTATGGTTAGAGGAGTTAGATTCAGGAGAGCAGCATTCGTGGCAATCAGAAGGGTTATGGAGGCGGGTGCAAAAGGAGTAGAAGTTGTGATTAGCGGCAAGCTCTCATCGGAGCGATCTAGGTTCGAGAAGTACACGGCAGGTGTTACCTATAAGTCGGGGAAGCCCAGTGAGTATGTTGACGAAGCTGTCGTTCAAGTGCTACTAAAACCTGGCATTTACGGAGTGAGGGTTAGGATAATGCCGCCAATTGAAATACCTGGCCTTATCAAGACATCTCCATAG